The DNA window GCACTAATAATGCCAATTTACCGGCAGTAATAATGCCAAAAAAATATGAAAGAACAAAATAATTTTTGGGCCCATAACCTGAAATTTCTTCGTAACCGGAAAAAAATGACGCAGGACGATCTGGCAACAGCCCTGCAATGCACCCGTACTAAACTGAAAGCACTGGAAACCGGCGCTACCAGAAATCCGCCACTGGAAGACCAGATTCTGATCTCCGATTTTTTTAAGATTGACATCGATACATTTGTTCGACTTGACCTGTCCCAACTGGGGGAACTACGGCTACGGGAACTGGAAGCCGGTGATATGAGCTACATAACGGGAAAAAAAATGCGCGTACTGGCTACCACCATCACACCAGACAATAAGGAGCAGGTGGAGATGGTGTCTCATAAGGCACAGGCCGGATATACCGCCGGTTATACCGATCCTGACTATATCTCCAGCCTGCCGGTATTCCATATGCCACAACTTCCTGCCGACCGGAAGTTTCGGATGTTTCCTGTTAAAGGGGAATCGATGCTGCCTGTGCCGGAAGGGGCATTTGTCATCGTGGAGTATATCCAGGACTGGTCTCATCTCAAAGATGGCACCCCCTGCGTGGTGATCACCAAAAATGAAGGCATTGTATTCAAGATGGTTTACAACCGCATTCAGCAAAGCGGCCAGTTACACCTCGTTTCACTGAATCCTTTGTTCAAACCCTATGATCTTCCTGTCAGCGAAGTATTGGAAATGTGGAAATACAACAGCTACTGGACGAATACAGACTTAACCCCGCAACCGGATATGGATGCGATTTTGCAGGCATTGGGGAAACTGGATGCGAAAGTAGAAAGATTAGTATCTAATACGAATGCAACAAATTAAGGGTTCAATAAGCACTCTATGTAACCAGTCAGGAATTGTACACCATTGTTCCCCCTACAGCTGAGGGAAGAGCTTCTTGCGAATCCCTTCCCTCAGCTCTCCTTAGCCTACCTACTCAGTAAGATACCCAGGAATATACGTAGTAATAATTGACAACAGTAACCTCCTGTGACCCCTTGAGGAATTGCCCTTGTGCAACACAACCTGTTGTCTTAAACAATGCGTGGATGATCATTGTTGAAGAAACGTTGGCTAATCAGTCAATCGGAAACATATGAATATGAAACTACTACTAACCATCACTCTTATCTGTTCATCTGGTTATTTGTTTGCCCAGCCATCTCCGCTATCGGCTCCTGCCAATGATACCAGTACTAGTCGTGTGAAAGATGAATCATCTTTTTTAATAAAAAGGAAACCGGATATACTGGAAAATATCCACATGAATTTCCTGCTGCGAAGCTCACTGGAAATCCCGGATGGAGGAAGACAATCGTCTATCCGCCTGAATGAAGCCCGGTTTGAAGTATTAGGCACCATTGTGCCGGACCTTGACTTCAGAGTCCGGTACCACCTTAACAGCTCGCAGATGCCCAAAGATCTGGACAATGCCCCGGGATCACTGGATTATGCCGCCGTAAATTACAGGTTCGGGAGGAAGAAAAAATGGTCTGTAAACGTCGGAAAACAAGCTGCGTTTGTGGGAAGCTGGGAGTTTGAAAATGATCCCACTTACGAGTATCAATACTCTGAGTTTGTCAACTTCCAGACCAATTTATTCATGATGGCCATACGCTTTGGATACCAGGTGAACCAAAATCATAGCTTCTTCCTCCAGCTACACAATACAGACAACTCATCCTTCAACACCACACAAGCCAATGCAGGATACCCCGCTGATGGCCTGAAGGGCGCCAAAAACCCGATGGGTGTCTACGCCACCTGGCAGGGCAAAATGTTCAATCAAAAATTCCTTACTTTCTGGAGTTATGATATTTCACAATATGCGTCGGGTAAAACCAATCACTCTGTGGCATTGGGTAATAAAGTCATACTGAACAAATTCCAAGCTTATCTCGACCTGCAGTGGGCTGCACTGGCAGTAGATTACATAAATCTTGCTACTCCATCGATCAATAAGTACCAGCAAATGGTCAATCCTGCTTTTACCCCGGTGTTTGCAAGGGATATCCATTATAAAGGCGCCGTGTTAAGAATGGACTATGAATTTATTCCAGGATGGTTCATTACTGCCAAGGGGATTTTAGAATCAGACAGTCAGACAAAGAATAACAGTACTATCGGAAAAAATTTCCGGGAAAACATTGGCATCGTTGCAGGCCTGGAATACCAGCCTATCCCCAGCCAGCATATGAAGTTGTTCGGGTATTACT is part of the Chitinophaga flava genome and encodes:
- a CDS encoding XRE family transcriptional regulator; translated protein: MKEQNNFWAHNLKFLRNRKKMTQDDLATALQCTRTKLKALETGATRNPPLEDQILISDFFKIDIDTFVRLDLSQLGELRLRELEAGDMSYITGKKMRVLATTITPDNKEQVEMVSHKAQAGYTAGYTDPDYISSLPVFHMPQLPADRKFRMFPVKGESMLPVPEGAFVIVEYIQDWSHLKDGTPCVVITKNEGIVFKMVYNRIQQSGQLHLVSLNPLFKPYDLPVSEVLEMWKYNSYWTNTDLTPQPDMDAILQALGKLDAKVERLVSNTNATN
- a CDS encoding porin; this encodes MKLLLTITLICSSGYLFAQPSPLSAPANDTSTSRVKDESSFLIKRKPDILENIHMNFLLRSSLEIPDGGRQSSIRLNEARFEVLGTIVPDLDFRVRYHLNSSQMPKDLDNAPGSLDYAAVNYRFGRKKKWSVNVGKQAAFVGSWEFENDPTYEYQYSEFVNFQTNLFMMAIRFGYQVNQNHSFFLQLHNTDNSSFNTTQANAGYPADGLKGAKNPMGVYATWQGKMFNQKFLTFWSYDISQYASGKTNHSVALGNKVILNKFQAYLDLQWAALAVDYINLATPSINKYQQMVNPAFTPVFARDIHYKGAVLRMDYEFIPGWFITAKGILESDSQTKNNSTIGKNFRENIGIVAGLEYQPIPSQHMKLFGYYYYNQVKFRHVVADANDNQHLNLFAVGVLYSVNAF